Below is a window of Betaproteobacteria bacterium DNA.
TTTCCTGCGCGTGTATCTCGACGCGCCGACCGGCCGCGTGCTGGACGTGACGGAGGGCGTCGACTTCATCGGCTGGATGCACGGCTTTCACGAAAACCTGATGCTGCGCGACTACAACGGCCGCGAGATCGTCGGCTTCGTCGGCGTCGCAATGCTGATCTCTTCGCTTACCGGCATCTATCTCTGGTGGCCGCGGCGGCAGTGGCGCAAGGCGCTCGGCTTTCGCAAAGGGTTCGGCGCCTCGCGCAATCTGCACTACACCTTCGGCTTCTACGGCTCGATCGCGCTCGCGCTGGTCTCCTTCACCGGCTTGTTCCTCTCGTTCACCGACGCCGGGCGCAC
It encodes the following:
- a CDS encoding PepSY domain-containing protein — protein: MASRKRISQRTIWFQIHLWLGLTLGMVGIAVGVSGSILVIDHEIDEWLHPARYRISGSQVALPFAEYAARAAQALDGRAKPTGIRLPDGEEGPIMVFARPPGSTGFLRVYLDAPTGRVLDVTEGVDFIGWMHGFHENLMLRDYNGREIVGFVGVAMLISSLTGIYLWWPRRQWRKALGFRKGFGASRNLHYTFGFYGSIALALVSFTGLFLSFTDAGRT